The Bacteroidales bacterium DNA segment CGGAATTTTACACCCTTTACGAAAATTATTTTCTTTGGGTTGATCGTGGTCGCCACCCTGTTGTTCACACTGATCGCCGGGATTGCACTTGTCTGGATTTTTTACGGACCGGGCATCATGACCGAACTGATGGATATGACCGGGAACGGTGTTCTTTCGAACCTGAATCTTCAGAAATACATTCAGATCGTCAGCCAGTTCGGCACCTTTGTTTTTCCTGCATTGATCTTTGCATTCCTGGCAAGCAGGAACATCTGCGCCTATCTTAAGCTGGATGCCGCCCCGCGAATTTCCGCGATGGCGCTGGCGGTCGTAGCTTTCCTTGCCCTGTTGCCATTCATCAACTGGCTGATGGGGGTGAATGAAGAGCTTCATTTACCGGGATTTTTAGCAGGTGTGGAAGACTGGATGCGCAGGTCGGAGGAGCAGGCCACTCAGCTTATGGATGCCTTTTTAAGCGACACAACTGCCAAAGGGCTGATTGTTAATTTGTTTATGATCGGCATCCTGGCGGCTGTCGGGGAGGAGCTTGTTTTCAGGGGGATTGGTGTACGGTTGCTGTATGAATGGATGCATAACAAGCATTTGGCAGTATGGATCTCAGCGATTGCTTTCAGTGCCCTGCATCTGCAGTTCTATGGTTTTTTACCCCGGATGATCCTGGGTGTGGTGCTGGGATATCTATTCATCTGGAGTGGCAGCCTCTGGGTACCCATCATCACTCATTTGATTAACAATGGCCTTGGTGTACTCATCATGTACTTTTACAACAAGGGCTCCATCACAACGAACCTGGATGAATTTGGAAGCACGGGGAGCGGATCGTTGATCGTCATCTCCCTGGTTTTCAGCGCTGGTTTGATGATGTGGTTCTTCCGAAGTG contains these protein-coding regions:
- a CDS encoding CPBP family intramembrane metalloprotease, yielding MMRETFLRNFTPFTKIIFFGLIVVATLLFTLIAGIALVWIFYGPGIMTELMDMTGNGVLSNLNLQKYIQIVSQFGTFVFPALIFAFLASRNICAYLKLDAAPRISAMALAVVAFLALLPFINWLMGVNEELHLPGFLAGVEDWMRRSEEQATQLMDAFLSDTTAKGLIVNLFMIGILAAVGEELVFRGIGVRLLYEWMHNKHLAVWISAIAFSALHLQFYGFLPRMILGVVLGYLFIWSGSLWVPIITHLINNGLGVLIMYFYNKGSITTNLDEFGSTGSGSLIVISLVFSAGLMMWFFRSENKKRRLPESISFLESDLE